The genomic region ATCCCCGGCTGCCTCTCCAGGGCCTTCCTCACCATGTCTTCAGCTTCCGTCTTCCTGTACTGGAGCTGGATAAGTACCGCCACGGCCTCTTCCTTTATATCCTCGTGGTCGGAAGATATATCCATCTCCTCATCGCGTATAAGCCCGAACTTCCCGACCTTGCCCTGTAGTTTCGCCACGATAAGCCTTGCCTTCTGTTCCCCTATACCCGGAAGCCCTTTCAGGAAAGATACGTTGCCCGAATCTATAGCTCCGGCTATAAGCGAAAAAGGCTGCGCGAGCGCCCTGCACGCCGCTTTGGGCCCGACACCGGAGACCGATATGAACTTCTCGAAGAACTCCCTCTCTATCTCGTTCTCGAAACCTATAAGCACAGGCGTCCCGCGGGACTGGTCTATCTGGTAATAATGATATATCACCAGTTCCGTCTCGCTGCCGAAAACGCTCCTTCCCTCCATCGAGTTCATTACCG from Candidatus Omnitrophota bacterium harbors:
- a CDS encoding OB-fold domain-containing protein; this translates as MISSIKGRITRKKENAVEVHCGHITYEVAVPLAVMNSMEGRSVFGSETELVIYHYYQIDQSRGTPVLIGFENEIEREFFEKFISVSGVGPKAACRALAQPFSLIAGAIDSGNVSFLKGLPGIGEQKARLIVAKLQGKVGKFGLIRDEEMDISSDHEDIKEEAVAVLIQLQYRKTEAEDMVRKALERQPGITTSEELLNEVYRERKK